Genomic segment of Serinicoccus hydrothermalis:
GCACCGCGACGAGGCCGAGCAGCCAGACCAGCAGCGAGGCGATCTGCCCCAGGGCCTCGCCCAGCGACTGACCGTCGGCGGACTGGCGCTGCAGGAACTTCGCCCTGCTCACCAGCTTGGTGAAGGCCGTCTTCACCAGACGCGCCACGACCCACGTGACGATGAGGATGATGAGGGCGATCCCGACCTTCTCGGCCAGCCCCACCCAGTCGTAGTCCCGCCAGGTATTCATCTCTACTCCTTGGTCGATGTCACGAGACCCAGGCCAAGAAATGTGACCTGGACCACACGCACCGTAACAATCCTGAGATGAACCTGAGAGTCGAAACGCCGCCTCGGCGTGTTATTGGTGTTGAAGTTGTGACTGATGAGGTCTCTCAGACCTTGTGGATCTCACTCGCCACAGCCACGTCGACGACGCCCGACCACACCCCCTCGGCCGCCGCGGCCGCCGCGCTCCGCTCCGCCCACGGCGGCAGGTGGGTGAGCAGCAGGCGTGCCACGCCTCCCGCCGCGGCGACGGCCTCGGCCGCGCGCTGCGGGGTCAGGTGTATGCCGCGCGGCGCGTCCTCGTCCGGCCCGAAGCCCGCCTCGACCAGGGCGAGGTCCGCACGGGCGAGCAGCGGCACCAGCGCCTCGCAGCTGTCGGTGTCCCCCGTGTAGGCGAGCACGCGCCCGCCGGCCTCGACCCGCAGGCCGAAGGCCGGCACCGGGTGACGGACGGCATACGGCGTGAGCGTGAACGGCCCGACCCGCACCAGGGCGCGGTCGGCGAGCTCGCCCCACGCCAGACCCGGCATGGGCTCGTCGCCGCGCACGCCGTGCGCCCGCATCATCCGCTGCGCCACGCCCGGCGGACCCCAGACCGGCAGCTCGTCCGTGGCCGGCGCGGGGCCGTGCCGGCGCAGCACGTGCAGCCCGGTGAGGTCGAGGCAGTGGTCCGCGTGCAGGTGGGAGAGCAGGACCGCGTCCAGGGCCAGGGGGTCGGTATGCCGCTGCAGCGGCCCGAGCGCGCCAGGGCCGAGGTCGAGCAGCAGCCGCCACTCCCGCCGCCCGTCGTGCGCCGTGACGAGGTAGCAGCTGGCCGGTCCCTCCGGGCCGGGCACCGAGCCGGAGCAGCCGATGACGGTGAGCCTCATGGGCCCATGCTGCCGCACCGGCCCGACGGACCCGGGCGGCTCAGGCCTCCGAGCGCTCCAGCGGCAGGACGCGGTGCATGATGTCGGCGATGCTCACCAGCCCGACGAGCCGTCCGTCGTCACGCAGCACGGCCAGCTGCTCCCCCGACTGGCGCATCGTGGTGAGCGCCTCGTAGACCGGGGTGGCGGCGGGCAGCACCAGCGCCGGGCGGGCCAGCGTCTCGGCGGGCCGGTCGCCCGGGTGCAGCAGCGTGTCCCGCACGTGCACCACCCGGGGGTCGGTGGTGTCGTCGTCGAGCATGAGGATGCGCTTGTGACCGGTGCGCGCCGCGGCCTGCTGCACGTCGCCGATCGAGGCGTCCGAGCCCACGGCGGCGAGGTCGACCTGCTCCGGCGCGACCTGGGCCAGGGTGAGCTCCTCCAGCTCGAGGGCGTCGGAGATCTGCTCCTGGTAGCTGCTCTCCAGGGCACCCTCGGCGGCCGACTGCTCGACCAGCACGCGGATGGTCTGGGCGTCCTGCCCGCCGACGGCGGCGCGGTCGACCGGCGTGACGCCGCTGGCCGACACGAGGCGGTTGGCGATGGTGTTGACCCACACGAGCAGCGGCCGGACGACCGTGATGAAGCCGCGCATCGGCAGGGCGACGAGGCGCGCCGCCCGCTCCGGGTGCGCGATGGCCCAGGACTTGGGCGCCATCTCCCCCACGACGAGGTGCAGGAAGGTGACGAAGAGCAGGGACAGGGCGAAGGACATACCCCCGGCGAACCAGCCCGGCAGCCCGAGGTCGGCGAGGATCGGCCCGAGCCAGTAGTCCAGCGCGGGCTTGGTGACCGCGCCGAGCGCGAAGGTGCACGCGGTGATGCCGAGCTGCGCACCGGCGAGCATGACCGTGAGCTCGTTCATGCCGCGCAGCGCGGCGCGGGCCGAGGCGGAGTGCTCGGCCTGGCTCTCCAGCCGGCCGCGGCGGGCCCCGAGCAGCGCGAACTCGACGATGACGAAGAGCGCGCTGAGCACGATGAGCAGCGCGGTGACGAGGGTGACGGTCAGTCCGTTCATCGCTGGTCCTCCTCGGTCGCGGCGTCGGTATCGGTCTCGGTACGGGTCGCGGCGTCGGTCCCGTCCTCTGCGTCGTCCTCCGGCTCCGGGTCCTGCGCGAGGGCCCGCTCGACCAGCCGGACGCCCAGCAGGCTCGGCACGTGCCGGTCGATCTCGCGCACCTCGATCTCGACCGACCGACTGACGCGCTCCTCGAGCACCATCTCGGCGGGCGCCTCGGCGAGGTCGACGACGACGGTCTGGCCGACCTCCGGCAGGGCGCCGAGCTCGGCGATGACGAGGCCGGAGACCGTCTCGTAGTCGCCCTCGGGCAGGTCGTGGCCGAGCGCGCGCTGCAGCTCGTCGACGTGGACGTCGCCGTCGGTCCGCCAGAGGTGCTCGTCCTCGGCGACGATGCCCTCGGGCACCTCGTCGTCGTGCTCGTCGGTGATCTCGCCGAGCAGCTCCTCGGCCAGGTCCTCCATCGTGAGGACCCCGGCGAAGCCGCCGTACTCGTCCACGACGCAGGCCAGCTGCTGGCCCGAGCTGCTCAGCTCGGAGACCGCGTCCGGCAGCGCCATGAGGGTGGGCACGATGAGCGGCTCGCGCATGATCTGCCCGGCGTGCTCGGCGTCCGGCTGCCGCAGCAGGTCGACGAGGTTGACCACGCCGACGGGCTGACCCTGGTCGTCGATGACGGGATAGCGGGTATGCCCCTCCGCCATGAGCTGGCGCAGCTCCTCGACCGGGGTGTCGGGGCTGATGACGTCCACCCGCGAGCGGGGCACCTGTGCGTGCTCGACGTCCTGGTCGGGGAAGTCGAGGATCCGGTCCAGCAGCACCGAGAGCTCGGCCGGCAGGTCGCCGCTGTCCCGGGACTCGGCGACGATCCGCTCCAGCTCCTCGGCCGTGGCGGTGGTGTCGAGGTCGTGGATCGGCTCGATGCGCACCAGGCGCAGCAGCGCGTTGGCGGACCAGTCGAAGACCTTGATGAGCCAGCCGAAGACGGCGAGGTAGATGAGGGTGGACCGGGCCAGCGTCCGGGCGAGCGGGCCGCTGTTGGCGATCGCGAGGTTCTTCGGGTAGAGCTCGCCGAAGATCATCTGGACGACCGTGGCGATGGCCAGGGCAGAGACCGTGCCGACGGTGAGGCTGAGCGCCTCGGGCACACCGGTGCCGCCGAGGATGACCGCCAGGCCGCGCCCGACGAGAGGCTCCGCGACATACCCGACGAGCAGGCCGGTCACGGTGATCCCGAGCTGGGCGCCGGAGAGCATGAAGGACGTGCGGCGGGTCACCCGCAGGGCTCGCTCGGCGGCGTCGTCACCCCCTTCGGCCTCGGCCGCGAGCCGCAGCCGGTCGACCGACATGTAGGCGAACTCCTGGGCCACGAAGTAGCCGTTGGCCGCGATGATGAGGGCGATCGCGAGGATGCCGACGAGCAGGAGCAGGATGGCGGTGGTCACGGCGCCGTCCTCCCGGTATGCGCGGGCAGGGACGGGCCGTCAGGACAGCCAGGGGGCATGGATCCGTTCTTCGGGTCTGCGGGTGGGCGAGGGCGAGGTCCCAGGATACGCGAGCGAGCGGCGGTGCCCCGTCGCCGCCCGTCGGTCAGGGGAGCAGCATCCCGCGCAGCGCGAAGAAGAACAGGGCGGAGAGCAACCCCGCCACCGGGACGGTGATGACCCAGGCGGAGGCGATCTTGAGGATGTGCGAGCGGCGGACCAGCTGGCGCTTGAGCGCCTTGCGCAGCTTCTTGCCCTGCGCGGCGGTGATGACGGCCTCCGGGCCCATCTCCTGCAGCGTGTCCAGCATCCGCCGCTTGTCCTCGGGCCGCGCCTCCCGGAAGGCCTCGAGCATCCCCTCGACCTTGGCGAAGTCGGTGTCGTCGCGGTGGGCCCGGAGCACCTTCTCGATCGCCCGGTTCATCCGGTCGTCGAGGAACTCCCGGAGGAAGCCGACGCCGAAGATCCCGCCGAGCGCGACGTGGGTCGAGCTCACCGGCAGCCCGAGCTGGCTCGCGACGATCACCGTGAGCGCGGCCGCCAGCGCGATGCAGAAGGCCCGGGACCGGTCCAGCTCGGTGATCTCGCTGCCGACCGTGCGGATGAGCTTCGGCCCGAAGAGGGCCAGGCCGACCGAGATGCCCAGGGCGCCGATGACGAGCACCCAGAGGGGGATCCCCGCCTCGCCCCCGGCCGCTCCCCCGTCGAGCACCTCGACGATGCCGGCGAGCGGGCCGACCGCGTTGGCGACGTCGTTGGCGCCGTGGGCGAAGCTGAGCAGCGCCGCGGCGCAGATGAGCGGGATGGTGAAGAGGCTGTTGACCCCCTCGGTGTCCTGGGTGAGACCGGGCGCGGCGCGGATGACCATCGGTCGGACGACGGCATACGTGATGACGGCGATGACGAGGCCGCCGAGCAGCGCGACCGGGAAGGAGATGCTGACGAGGTTGGACAGCCCCTTGAGGGCGAGGTAGGTGGCGAACGCCCAGGCCATGACGGCGATGAGCAGGGGCACCACCCGGGTCGCGGAGTCCACCGGCCGGTCGTGGAAGAGCACGGTGCGCTTGAGGAGGTAGAGCGTCCCGGCCGCGATGAGGCCACCGACCAGCGGCGAGATGACCCAGCTCATCGCGATGGAGCCCATGACGTCCCAGTTGACGACCGCCCAGCCGGAGGAGGCGACGCCGCCGCCGAGCACACCGCCGACGATCGCGTGGGTGGTCGACACCGGCGCACCCATGAAGGTCGCGATGTTGAGCCACAGCGCCGCCCCCAGCAGCGAGCCCAGCATCACCCAGACGAAGACCTGCGGGTCGGCGATGCTGTCCGGGTCGATGATGCCGCTCTTCACGGTTTCGACCACGTCGCCGCCGGCGATGATCGCTCCGGCCGCCTCGAAGACCGCCGCGATGCCGATCGCGGTGGCCATGGTCATCGCCATCGAGCCGACCGCCGGGCCGACGTTGTTGGCGACGTCGTTGGCCCCGATGTTGAGGGCCATGTAGCCGCCGATGACGGCCGCCGCGATGAGCAGGTATGCCTGTTCCACGTCCCCGAAGGCCGCGCCGGTGAAGACGATGACGCCGACGATGAAGAGGATGGCGACGCCGATCCGCCCCACCTCGCCTCGGGTGCTCCTGGTGGCCTTCTCCACGGGCCGGAAGTCCACCTGCGTCACCGGTCACCTCGTCTCACGTGTCGTGCGGTCCAACGTCCGGTGAACACTAACTCACCACGGCGGTGGCGGGGT
This window contains:
- a CDS encoding hemolysin family protein, which codes for MNGLTVTLVTALLIVLSALFVIVEFALLGARRGRLESQAEHSASARAALRGMNELTVMLAGAQLGITACTFALGAVTKPALDYWLGPILADLGLPGWFAGGMSFALSLLFVTFLHLVVGEMAPKSWAIAHPERAARLVALPMRGFITVVRPLLVWVNTIANRLVSASGVTPVDRAAVGGQDAQTIRVLVEQSAAEGALESSYQEQISDALELEELTLAQVAPEQVDLAAVGSDASIGDVQQAAARTGHKRILMLDDDTTDPRVVHVRDTLLHPGDRPAETLARPALVLPAATPVYEALTTMRQSGEQLAVLRDDGRLVGLVSIADIMHRVLPLERSEA
- a CDS encoding MBL fold metallo-hydrolase, with translation MRLTVIGCSGSVPGPEGPASCYLVTAHDGRREWRLLLDLGPGALGPLQRHTDPLALDAVLLSHLHADHCLDLTGLHVLRRHGPAPATDELPVWGPPGVAQRMMRAHGVRGDEPMPGLAWGELADRALVRVGPFTLTPYAVRHPVPAFGLRVEAGGRVLAYTGDTDSCEALVPLLARADLALVEAGFGPDEDAPRGIHLTPQRAAEAVAAAGGVARLLLTHLPPWAERSAAAAAAEGVWSGVVDVAVASEIHKV
- a CDS encoding hemolysin family protein; protein product: MTTAILLLLVGILAIALIIAANGYFVAQEFAYMSVDRLRLAAEAEGGDDAAERALRVTRRTSFMLSGAQLGITVTGLLVGYVAEPLVGRGLAVILGGTGVPEALSLTVGTVSALAIATVVQMIFGELYPKNLAIANSGPLARTLARSTLIYLAVFGWLIKVFDWSANALLRLVRIEPIHDLDTTATAEELERIVAESRDSGDLPAELSVLLDRILDFPDQDVEHAQVPRSRVDVISPDTPVEELRQLMAEGHTRYPVIDDQGQPVGVVNLVDLLRQPDAEHAGQIMREPLIVPTLMALPDAVSELSSSGQQLACVVDEYGGFAGVLTMEDLAEELLGEITDEHDDEVPEGIVAEDEHLWRTDGDVHVDELQRALGHDLPEGDYETVSGLVIAELGALPEVGQTVVVDLAEAPAEMVLEERVSRSVEIEVREIDRHVPSLLGVRLVERALAQDPEPEDDAEDGTDAATRTETDTDAATEEDQR
- a CDS encoding inorganic phosphate transporter, which gives rise to MTQVDFRPVEKATRSTRGEVGRIGVAILFIVGVIVFTGAAFGDVEQAYLLIAAAVIGGYMALNIGANDVANNVGPAVGSMAMTMATAIGIAAVFEAAGAIIAGGDVVETVKSGIIDPDSIADPQVFVWVMLGSLLGAALWLNIATFMGAPVSTTHAIVGGVLGGGVASSGWAVVNWDVMGSIAMSWVISPLVGGLIAAGTLYLLKRTVLFHDRPVDSATRVVPLLIAVMAWAFATYLALKGLSNLVSISFPVALLGGLVIAVITYAVVRPMVIRAAPGLTQDTEGVNSLFTIPLICAAALLSFAHGANDVANAVGPLAGIVEVLDGGAAGGEAGIPLWVLVIGALGISVGLALFGPKLIRTVGSEITELDRSRAFCIALAAALTVIVASQLGLPVSSTHVALGGIFGVGFLREFLDDRMNRAIEKVLRAHRDDTDFAKVEGMLEAFREARPEDKRRMLDTLQEMGPEAVITAAQGKKLRKALKRQLVRRSHILKIASAWVITVPVAGLLSALFFFALRGMLLP